A genomic window from Cricetulus griseus strain 17A/GY chromosome 4, alternate assembly CriGri-PICRH-1.0, whole genome shotgun sequence includes:
- the Tent5a gene encoding terminal nucleotidyltransferase 5A isoform X1, with protein sequence MAEGEGYFAMAEDELTCGPYIPLGGDFGGGGSSFGDRCLDYCESPTAHCNVLNWEQVQRLDGILSETIPIHGRGNFPTLELQPSLIVKVVRRRLEEKSIGVRDVRLNGSAASHVLHQDSGLGYKDLDLIFCADLRGEEEFQTVKDVVLDCLLDFLPEGVNKEKITPLTLKEAYVQKMVKVCNDSDRWSLISLSNNSGKNVELKFVDSLRRQFEFSVDSFQIKLDSLLLFYECSENPMTETFHPTIIGESVYGDFHEAFDHLCNKIIATRNPEEIRGGGLLKYCNLLVRGFRPASDEIKTLQRYMCSRFFIDFSDIGEQQRKLESYLQNHFVGLEDRKYDYLMTLHGVVNESTVCLMGHERRQTLNLITMLAIRVLADQNVIPNVANVTCYYQPAPYVADANFSNYYIAQVQPVFTCQQQTYSTWLPCN encoded by the exons ATGGCCGAGGGCGAAGGGTACTTTGCCATGGCGGAGGACGAGCTGACCTGCGGCCCCTACATCCCCCTGGGTGGTGACTTCGGCGGCGGCGGCAGCAGCTTCGGCGACCGCTGCTTGGACTATTGCGAAAGCCCCACGGCTCACTGCAATGTGCTGAACTGGGAGCAAGTGCAGCGGCTGGACGGCATCCTGAGCGAGACCATCCCGATCCACGGGCGCGGCAACTTCCCCACGCTCGAGCTGCAGCCGAGCCTGATTGTGAAGGTGGTGCGGAGGCGCCTGGAGGAGAAGAGCATAGGTGTCCGCGACGTGCGTCTCAATGGCTCGGCCGCCAGTCATGTCCTGCACCAGGACAGTGGCCTGGGCTACAAGGACCTGGACCTCATCTTCTGCGCGGATCTGCGTGGGGAAGAGGAGTTTCAGACTGTGAAGGATGTCGTGCTGGATTGCCTGTTGGACTTCTTGCCCGAAGGGGTGAACAAGGAGAAGATCACACCGCTCACTCTCAAG GAAGCTTACGTACAGAAAATGGTTAAAGTGTGCAACGACTCGGACCGGTGGAGCCTCATATCCCTGTCAAACAACAGCGGCAAAAACGTGGAGCTGAAGTTTGTGGATTCTCTCCGGAGGCAGTTCGAGTTCAGTGTAGATTCTTTCCAAATCAAATTAgactctctcctcctcttctacgAGTGTTCTGAGAACCCAATGACAGAAACATTTCATCCCACAATAATTGGCGAGAGTGTCTACGGGGATTTCCACGAAGCCTTTGATCACCTTTGCAACAAGATCATTGCTACCAGGAACCCAGAGGAAATAAGAGGGGGAGGCCTTCTTAAGTACTGCAACCTCTTAGTGAGGGGCTTCAGGCCCGCCTCGGATGAGATCAAGACCCTCCAGAGGTACATGTGTTCCAGGTTTTTTATCGACTTCTCAGACATTGGAGAGCAGCAGAGAAAGCTGGAATCCTACTTGCAGAACCACTTCGTGGGCTTGGAAGACCGCAAGTATGACTATCTCATGACCCTTCATGGAGTGGTAAATGAGAGTACAGTGTGCCTGATGGGACATGAAAGGAGGCAGACTTTAAACCTTATCACCATGCTGGCAATCCGGGTGCTAGCCGACCAAAATGTCATCCCTAACGTGGCTAATGTCACTTGCTATTACCAGCCCGCCCCCTATGTTGCAGATGCTAACTTTAGCAATTACTACATTGCACAAGTTCAGCCAGTGTTCACATGCCAGCAGCAGACATACTCCACTTGGTTACCCTGCAattaa
- the Tent5a gene encoding terminal nucleotidyltransferase 5A isoform X2, whose product MHQRYFWTDQGQVAFGGHYMAEGEGYFAMAEDELTCGPYIPLGGDFGGGGSSFGDRCLDYCESPTAHCNVLNWEQVQRLDGILSETIPIHGRGNFPTLELQPSLIVKVVRRRLEEKSIGVRDVRLNGSAASHVLHQDSGLGYKDLDLIFCADLRGEEEFQTVKDVVLDCLLDFLPEGVNKEKITPLTLKEAYVQKMVKVCNDSDRWSLISLSNNSGKNVELKFVDSLRRQFEFSVDSFQIKLDSLLLFYECSENPMTETFHPTIIGESVYGDFHEAFDHLCNKIIATRNPEEIRGGGLLKYCNLLVRGFRPASDEIKTLQRYMCSRFFIDFSDIGEQQRKLESYLQNHFVGLEDRKYDYLMTLHGVVNESTVCLMGHERRQTLNLITMLAIRVLADQNVIPNVANVTCYYQPAPYVADANFSNYYIAQVQPVFTCQQQTYSTWLPCN is encoded by the exons ATGCATCAGAGATACTTTTG GACTGACCAAGGCCAAGTGGCATTCGGCGGGCACTACATGGCCGAGGGCGAAGGGTACTTTGCCATGGCGGAGGACGAGCTGACCTGCGGCCCCTACATCCCCCTGGGTGGTGACTTCGGCGGCGGCGGCAGCAGCTTCGGCGACCGCTGCTTGGACTATTGCGAAAGCCCCACGGCTCACTGCAATGTGCTGAACTGGGAGCAAGTGCAGCGGCTGGACGGCATCCTGAGCGAGACCATCCCGATCCACGGGCGCGGCAACTTCCCCACGCTCGAGCTGCAGCCGAGCCTGATTGTGAAGGTGGTGCGGAGGCGCCTGGAGGAGAAGAGCATAGGTGTCCGCGACGTGCGTCTCAATGGCTCGGCCGCCAGTCATGTCCTGCACCAGGACAGTGGCCTGGGCTACAAGGACCTGGACCTCATCTTCTGCGCGGATCTGCGTGGGGAAGAGGAGTTTCAGACTGTGAAGGATGTCGTGCTGGATTGCCTGTTGGACTTCTTGCCCGAAGGGGTGAACAAGGAGAAGATCACACCGCTCACTCTCAAG GAAGCTTACGTACAGAAAATGGTTAAAGTGTGCAACGACTCGGACCGGTGGAGCCTCATATCCCTGTCAAACAACAGCGGCAAAAACGTGGAGCTGAAGTTTGTGGATTCTCTCCGGAGGCAGTTCGAGTTCAGTGTAGATTCTTTCCAAATCAAATTAgactctctcctcctcttctacgAGTGTTCTGAGAACCCAATGACAGAAACATTTCATCCCACAATAATTGGCGAGAGTGTCTACGGGGATTTCCACGAAGCCTTTGATCACCTTTGCAACAAGATCATTGCTACCAGGAACCCAGAGGAAATAAGAGGGGGAGGCCTTCTTAAGTACTGCAACCTCTTAGTGAGGGGCTTCAGGCCCGCCTCGGATGAGATCAAGACCCTCCAGAGGTACATGTGTTCCAGGTTTTTTATCGACTTCTCAGACATTGGAGAGCAGCAGAGAAAGCTGGAATCCTACTTGCAGAACCACTTCGTGGGCTTGGAAGACCGCAAGTATGACTATCTCATGACCCTTCATGGAGTGGTAAATGAGAGTACAGTGTGCCTGATGGGACATGAAAGGAGGCAGACTTTAAACCTTATCACCATGCTGGCAATCCGGGTGCTAGCCGACCAAAATGTCATCCCTAACGTGGCTAATGTCACTTGCTATTACCAGCCCGCCCCCTATGTTGCAGATGCTAACTTTAGCAATTACTACATTGCACAAGTTCAGCCAGTGTTCACATGCCAGCAGCAGACATACTCCACTTGGTTACCCTGCAattaa